Sequence from the Crassostrea angulata isolate pt1a10 chromosome 9, ASM2561291v2, whole genome shotgun sequence genome:
tattttaaaatttgcaattgatttattttttctttgcctGCAAATTTTGAGAGACTTTCAAAAAAACAGggtgaaaattgaaaaatcaaaatttagaaatgtTGGCCATCTTTGAGCCACCAGCTTTAAGATGAACAAGGacattgagattttttttctcttgcatcatgtacatctatatttgtactatgTATATTATGTGTGAGATatcttgaaaatttataaataagccTGTCCTGTGACTTTGAATTTACCTTATTTTCCAACTCAAAAACTGTGTATTTGGGCcctaaatgaatgaaattggtTACCATGGCAACCGAGGTAATAGGCATTATTTTGATGGTGGATAATGTCAAACCTTATGAGTATCAATCACCTgagaaagtttcataaaaatctgaGATCATGCGTGCCATGACCCTATAGTAAAATTTTGGTTTTTACAGAGaattgatgttatatcgtaaacaacgacaggggaaataaaagcaaatttgcATAACTTTGAGCAAATGATTGATAAAGCTATCATCTCTccaagtatttttatttttaattctcaaTTAATCACACCTATTACTTTATTAAGTCCTTGTATTACTTGTATTTTGAATCtgtttacaatttaatgctctccgattaaatttacacgacattcaactttcagTCATGGCGTCACCAATGTGttaatctacgtaatacaatcTGATTTGTGAACAAATTGTCTccagtatttttgtttgtttttggtctacgtttcgttgcttaaaaatttgaatatgtacataaatacatgtaactcagattccatatacTTCCATAACACCTCCGCAAAACtcgtatattttacaaattttatgacaaaaataggAACTCCTTGTAAAGCAGATTTGTTACATAAAATTATATCCTTTCTGTTTATACCAATCAATTAAAGTTGATATGTTatgcatgtaaaatatttttcaactaagatgtaaatttaaatgacTGTTTATGTAATTATATACTCGTTACTTCAAACTATCCTAACAACGAATATATGACCTCAGATGGACTTAAAATGTGACTATTAAGTAATTAACgtgctatttttaaatcattttttagaagaaaaaaaaacactggtACTCCAGGATTGAGAATATATTGCCTAGTCttacagtgatttttttttttggattttttcctttttaaaatgaagacTACTGCACGGACTTTAAGGTATTTAagtataatgaagggatattgaacaattttgaatcattttaaacaagTTAAATATGTTTTGCTAGATAtacaatgaaagtgaaatgaaccaaattcacatgactgacaacatataagagccggtcattttgcaccttaaatattttttatgagttatctccccttggtgaaaaaaagaaaatttttaatttcgtcaaaatatctgcggtaaatgattcattttatctCATACTTCAATAAAAAGAAAGTTTTTGAATGTATTTCCTAAGAGAGTTTAACAAATTTCAtgctactttttacaatatcttaataaaatgTACGTTGCCCAGACTctaatgcaaaattcaaggtgtaattagctggaccataatcaaaattttaataattccttttgtggagtatttttatttgataacaccttcaaaataatatcatgattaagaatattggaccattcatttattaggtacaaaatgtggtctttatacatcgaatacctaAGAAATCTGGCAATTTTTTCTACATATAACAAGCAGGTTAACCGCTTTCGAGTACTTTCAGTTCATTGATTTTAAAGGGGGCGTTAACTTAATCACGTGAAGGTAACGTACGCTAGACCAGGAAGTAAAAATACAAAGTTCGTCTTGTTAAACTTGtacagatttataatttgttCACGAAGAAGTGGTACACAACACGAAGTAGGTATTTGTATTTTATCTGCAGTCCCTGAAACTGACATTTTATCTATACAATCAGCCCAAACGTAGATATGTCTCGTATATATAGGTCATAATCTAGAACTGAAAATTACTTGCAACTTTAAGATTTCACATTTTTGCCGTAAAATTAAGACTAATTAGCGAACGTTCAACCACTGAAacttaaactaaaataataagaTAATATTGTCTTACAGAATtctattaatgaaaaattccaTCAAGGTTCCTGAGCATGGACCCCCAACGtagtgcccaggatgtgttacggtgtgatctctgtgagaccccggtCCCCCTTACAGAGTGTATGTGCTGTGATATTTGTGACAAATATCTGTGTAGCCCATGTGTAGGGAAGCATCTCTCAGATCTatccaaagaacacaaagtggtGCCATTTGAAAAGCGGGGATCAACCACGAAATGTCAAAAACATTCCTCAAAAACATGCGAAATTTTCTGTAAACAATgcgacattcctatttgtgtaAAGTGTGCTTCTTCTAAAGAACACATAGGTCATGAATTTATTGAAGTTGTGGAAACACTAGAAAACCAAAAAGAAATCATACTCAATGATTTGCAAGAACTGGAAAAATCTGTCTATCCTAAATATCAGGAGATTGCATCTATCATCCCAGTTATGAAAGCTGATCTGAATGAAAACTCCAAGAAACTGATAAAAGCTAttgacaaacatggagaagacttgcacagagaaatagacaccataATCAAGAAACTGAAATCAGATCTTGATGAAATGGACTCCAATTATCTGACTGTACTAAATAAACAGGAAAATGAAATCACCCGCAATATTTCTGAAATCAAACAGAGCATTGCTGATCTGAAGAAGTTACTAAACTCAAATGATGTCAGTCTCATCTCTGCCTATAAATCCAGGAATGATGAATttagaagattgcctcctaaactcacagctaccttaccaaaatttacccctgagaaaataaacaaagaacagctttatcaacagttCGGTTCTCTGTCAGCGTTATCAATCAAAACAGAAGAATATGGCTACACAATGGATTCTCCTCATGCAGAGTCCTCTCCCCCAGACAGACCTCTCATTAATGTACCACGGGTCATCACAGAAATAAATACCGAGTTTGGACATAATAATCCATTATGCCGTGTGGCATGTCAGAGTGATGAAGACGTTTGGACATGTGGTTGTGACAATATTATGAGACTCTACAACCTTCAGGGTGAGCTACTGAAGTCAGTCCAAACAAAGTCGCGGAACAGTCCATATGagatagcagtgacaaggagtggggatttAGTTTATACAGATCAAGATGATAAAACTGTGAACATAATAAAGAATAcgcagatacagacagtgatcagactacaggggtggaGACCTCTAAGTTTCTGTTGTACCTTTTCTGGTGATATCCTGGTTGTCGTTATCGGTGataatgataaacaaacaaaagttgtgcgttacttTGGCTCCAtggagaaacaaagtattcaataCAATGACAAAGGACAGCCTCTCTATTCAACAAGTGCCCCAAAATACATCTGTGAAAACAgaaacctagatatctgtgtgtcagattATGACGCccatgcagtagtggtggtcaaccAGGCTGGGAAACTCCGCTTTACCTACACTCGTAAAAGCTCTAGTACTACCTTGGGAACTCCATGTGGCATCGCTACAGACAGCCAAAGTCGGATCCTAATAGCAGACAGTATCAAGCACATTATCCatatcctggatcaggacggagagttcctccgctacattgacaactgccAATTACAGACtccatggggtttatgtgtggactcCAGGGACAACCTCTTAGTGGCCGAGCTCTACAAAGgcaaagtgaagaaaatacaatattacaaataaacCATGTGTTCCTGTCAACATAGTTAGTGTGGTGGTGATTATAAATGTGATAATTAAATCAGCCTTTGTAACACATATTCTTGCATTacagatgtaaacaaactgaGTGTATATTCATATAACTTGTGCAAACAGACGTTGCGTACATGTGATAAATGAAAgcgaaatgtttttattcattaaatgtatttcattaatgtatacatgtatgtagattgaaatgtttaatttataaactaaacaaaaataaaatttgtcataaaatgtAAACAGATTAAATTTAATCACCACAGTGTTGCATTACTTAAAATGATTTACATACCCTTGAGctatttgttatatatatttttaaattgtttgtatcaaaaacttataattgtaaatttatgCATTATCAAGTGAAGAATCTAAGCAACTCTGCAACAACGGTAATCACGGACTGATGAAAGTAAAATCAAGTTATCTTTACATGAAGTTAGGAAAGAAAAGcctaaaaaatgaaagatcGTAGATCCTCTGCTGTTTCTGAATAATTGTTCAATCgtataaacaatatcaaattcaCCTTCCCAAGTCTAAGTCATAAACCCTGTTTATGTAAAacggagcggatcagaaacccttgacttgggaagatgtaTCAAATTAGGAAGGGAATACTTTGCACTGCATACTTCATTCATTGTCTTAACAAGagacccatgggccacattgctcacctgaggaacaatagacataatgaaatcaaatttatggagtcatatacaaaatagaTCCAGTAAAAAAAATGGTCCCCAGCTTTTCtggtaaaatgtttttaaatttttgaaaaacacaaaaaaaaattcaatgatttttaattatcttcCTTAAGAGGTTTTGGTCACAATTTgacttaaaaattttcaaattttatttttccattttcaatgtttacactgataaatatagaagtttataatgctatgtcaacaTTTGAAAGTCAattatcaagttataagcaagatacggagtccataattctttgttttgttaacaaagctcga
This genomic interval carries:
- the LOC128163796 gene encoding E3 ubiquitin-protein ligase TRIM71-like — translated: MDPQRSAQDVLRCDLCETPVPLTECMCCDICDKYLCSPCVGKHLSDLSKEHKVVPFEKRGSTTKCQKHSSKTCEIFCKQCDIPICVKCASSKEHIGHEFIEVVETLENQKEIILNDLQELEKSVYPKYQEIASIIPVMKADLNENSKKLIKAIDKHGEDLHREIDTIIKKLKSDLDEMDSNYLTVLNKQENEITRNISEIKQSIADLKKLLNSNDVSLISAYKSRNDEFRRLPPKLTATLPKFTPEKINKEQLYQQFGSLSALSIKTEEYGYTMDSPHAESSPPDRPLINVPRVITEINTEFGHNNPLCRVACQSDEDVWTCGCDNIMRLYNLQGELLKSVQTKSRNSPYEIAVTRSGDLVYTDQDDKTVNIIKNTQIQTVIRLQGWRPLSFCCTFSGDILVVVIGDNDKQTKVVRYFGSMEKQSIQYNDKGQPLYSTSAPKYICENRNLDICVSDYDAHAVVVVNQAGKLRFTYTRKSSSTTLGTPCGIATDSQSRILIADSIKHIIHILDQDGEFLRYIDNCQLQTPWGLCVDSRDNLLVAELYKGKVKKIQYYK